The following coding sequences lie in one Rutidosis leptorrhynchoides isolate AG116_Rl617_1_P2 chromosome 4, CSIRO_AGI_Rlap_v1, whole genome shotgun sequence genomic window:
- the LOC139840838 gene encoding uncharacterized protein translates to MAVTAEDWLDVVKRTPSSPDGIILVEELRLKTYVDDSSDGDDETKAFGVLIQGRLRGRDRIKSSACYLLKTCRVNGGMRLFCTHFCMMKVHSFSKSVNSQFNDCWLLQ, encoded by the coding sequence ATGGCGGTGACGGCAGAGGACTGGCTGGATGTGGTGAAACGGACACCGTCATCGCCGGACGGAATAATACTCGTGGAAGAGCTTCGGCTGAAGACATATGTAGATGATTCCAGTGACGGAGATGACGAAACGAAAGCATTTGGCGTACTGATTCAAGGAAGACTTAGAGGAAGAGATCGGATTAAATCCTCGGCGTGTTATTTGTTGAAAACGTGCAGAGTTAATGGAGGAATGAGATTATTTTGCACACATTTTTGTATGATGAAAGTTCATAGTTTCAGTAAAAGTGTTAATTCACAGTTCAATGATTGTTGGTTGTTGCAATGA